CTAGCGCGCGTATCAGCGTTGTCGGCATCTACCGTGATGAAGAAACGCTGGAGCCTGTTCCTTATTTCCAGAAGCTGGTGTCCAACATCGAAGAACGCATGGCGCTGGTGGTTGACCCCATGCTGGCGACCGGCGGCTCAATGATCGCGACGATCGATCTGCTGAAAAAAGCAGGCTGTCACAGCATTAAGGTGTTGGTGCTGGTCGCGGCGCCAGAAGGGATTGCCGCACTGGAAAAAGCCCACCCGGATATTGAGCTTTACACGGCATCTATCGATAAAGGCCTCAACGAGCAGGGTTACATCATGCCGGGCCTGGGCGATGCGGGCGATAAAATATTTGGTACGAAATAACAGGTAAGCCGACTTATTAGTCGGCTTTTTTTTGGCGGGAACCTAAGTATTTCCTATGGTTCGCCACTGCCTGTGTTAGGCCATAGTCGGTTTTTTTATTACATCAGCAGTCAACATCATCCTGCTTCACCACGGTGGGGCGGGGTAAGTCTGGCTGTAAATAAGAAGTGCGGTATACCTGCACACATAAATAGCAATACTAGATAACAACACGACATAACAACACGACATAACAACACGACATAACAACACTACAGAGGATATTGAAGATGACTCGTCGCGCCATCGGGGTAAGTGAACGACCACCCTTGTTACAAACCATCCCGTTGAGTTTCCAGCATCTGTTTGCGATGTTTGGCGCTACCGTTCTGGTACCCATTCTGTTCAAGATTAATCCGGCCACCGTACTGTTATTCAACGGTGTCGGTACGCTGCTGTATTTATTCATTTGTAAGGGAAAAATCCCGGCCTATCTGGGATCGAGCTTCGCGTTTATTTCTCCGGTTTTACTGCTATTACCACTGGGATATGAAGTCGCGCTGGGCGGCTTCATTATGTGCGGCGTGCTGTTTTGTCTGGTGGCGCTGATTGTTAAGAAAGCGGGGACTGGCTGGTTGAATGTGTTGTTCCCGCCTGCGGCGATGGGAGCGATCGTCGCGGTTATCGGCCTTGAACTGGCCGGTGTGGCGGCGGGAATGGCAGGGTTACTGCCTGCCGATGGCGCTTCTGTCGATTCCACTGCGGTGACGATTTCACTGGCGACACTGGCGATCACCATTCTGGGATCGGTGCTGTTTCGTGGTTTCCTGGCAATCATTCCAATTCTGATTGGGGTGCTGGCAGGCTATGCGCTGTCGTTCGCGCTGGGCGTGGTGGACTTGACTCCGATTCGTGAAGCTCACTGGTTCGCGATGCCGACATTCTATACGCCGCGTTTTGAGTGGTTTGCCATTCTGGCGATTCTGCCTGCGGCGTTGGTGGTGATTGCAGAACACGTCGGCCATCTGGTGGTGACGGCGAATATCGTGAAGAAAGATTTGATGCGTGAACCGGGGCTGCACCGCTCCATGTTCGCCAACGGCATTTCTACCGTGCTGTCCGGCTTCTTTGGCTCCACGCCGAACACAACCTACGGCGAAAATATCGGCGTGCTGGCGATTACCAAAGTGTACAGCACCTGGGTGATCGGCGGTGCGGCGATCCTCGCGATTCTGCTCTCCTGCGTGGGTAAACTGGCGGCGGCGATTCAGGCTGTACCCGTTCCCGTCATGGGCGGCGTATCGCTGCTGCTGTACGGCGTAATCGGGGCGTCTGGTATTCGTGTGCTGATTGAATCCAAAGTGGATTACAACAAAGCGCAAAACTTGATCCTGACTTCCGTGATTCTGATCATCGGCGTCAGCGGTGCGAAAGTGCATTTGGGTGCAACCGAGCTGAAAGGCATGGCGCTGGCGACCGTTGTCGGTATCGGGATGAGCCTGGTATTTAAGGTCATTAGCCTGTTCCGCAAAGAGGAAGAGATCCTCGATGCGCCGGAAGAGAACGACGCTCGTCCATAACCGCGTCAGTTTCCCTGTTGAGGCCGTGCATATCGCGTCCTCAACAGGGCTTGGTTTCTGTGATAAACTCGATCCGATTTCCTGCCCGTTTTGCTTGAGGTGATTCTGAACACGCCGGCACAGCTTTCATTGCCACTCTACTTACCCGATGACGAAACCTTTGCCAGTTTCTATCCGGGTGAAAACGCGTCTCTTCTTGCCGCCATCAATAATGCTTTGCATCAGGAGCATGGCAGCTACATCTATTTCTGGTCACGCGAAGGGGGCGGACGCAGCCATCTGCTGCATGCTGCCTGCGCTGAGCTGTCGCGTCAGGAACGCGCGGTGGGCTATGTGCCGTTAGATAAACGCGCCTACTTTGTGCCGGACGTGCTGGAAGGCATGGAACAACTGGCGCTGGTGTGTATCGATAATATTGAATCGATTGCGGGTGATGAAGAGTGGGAAATGGCCGTGTTTAATCTGTATAACCGCATTCAGGAAACAGGACGTGCCCGGCTGTTGATTACTGGCGATCGTCCGCCACGGCAGCTGAATTTACGTCTGCCCGATCTGGCTTCCCGCCTCGATTGGGGACAAATCTACAAGCTACAGCCGCTGTCGGATGATGAGAAAGGGGAAGCGCTACAGCTGCGTGCCAGACTGCGCGGGTTTGAATTGCCGGAAGACGTGAGCCGTTTTCTACTTAAGCGTCTGGATAGAGAAATGCGGACGTTGTTTATGACACTCGATCAGCTCGACCATGCTTCCATCACTGCACAGCGCAAGCTGACCATACCTTTTGTGAAAGAGATCCTCGGTCTGTAGTTAACGATCGTTGTTAAAAGATCGCCGTTGAGGATCGTTCACGCCTCTCGTTTATCGCTATTCTCTGACAGCCATTTTTTACAACGACAGAATCTCCAGCACCTGTTCCGGCGGACGGCCGATACGCGCCTGGCCGTGTGCCACGACGATGGGGCGCTCGATAAGCTTCGGATTATCGATCATCGCCTGAATCAGCTGCGCTTCCGTCAGCGTGGCGTCGGACAGCCCCAACTGCTGATCAATCTCTTCTTTGGTTCGCATCAATTCGCGTGCGCTGTTAAAGCCTAACTGCCGGATGAGCTGCGCCAGCGTCGCGGCATCGGGCGGCGTGTCGAGATAGAGCACGACGTTCGGTGTAACATGATGCTCCTGCAACAGTGCCAGCGTTTCGCGGCTCTTGGAGCAGCGCGGGTTATGGTAAATCGTCACTGCGGGTTGGGGTGAAGATTGTGTCATCGTCATGTTCCTTATCAGGATTTCTGGTACTGGCGGAAACGCTGTTGCAACTGACGAAGCTGGTCGATGCGGGCGTCGTAGCGCGCCTGTTCCAGACTCCCCAATTTAACCAGTGAGCTCGCGTTGCTCAGTAGTCGAATGGCTTGATCGAGCTGGCCGTTGAGCGCCAGACTCTCTGCTCGTGCGGCCAGTTCTTCCGCCCGCTGTCCTTGTGCGGCTGCGGCTTGCGCCAGCAGATCCCAGCCGTTTGAATCATCTGGGTGCGCATAGGTATAGCGGTACAGTATTTTGCTGGCGGCGGCAGGCTGTTTCCCTTCGACATAAGCATTCGCCAGATTTAACTGAAGCACCGGATTAGCCTGCGCGCCAGGCGCGTTTTGTAAGCGGCTGATCGCCTGCGTTGCGCGGTTTTGTCCCAGATCGATATCGGTCATCATATCCAGAAACCACGGATTTTCAGGCGCGTTGCTTAGCAGTGGTTGTAGCACGTTACGTGCCTCATCGTACTTTTTCGCCTGATAAAACTGAATCGCTCGACCGTACTTCGCCGCCAATTGCTCCCGCACGTTGCCTTTCTCCCATTGCTCCAGCAGATCGTTGCTCAGCGGGCGATCGGGTGAGCCATACATGCCAAAGGTACGTATTTTGGCGAACAGGAAATCCTGAGAAGACTGCACTGGCGTCGAGCGCATCTGGTTGGCACGGTTGCGGGCGTCAGACAGCCGACTTTCCGGCAACGGGTGAGTCAGCAACATTTCCGGTGGTCTTGAGGCATAACGCGATTGGTCAGCCAGCTTTTGCAGGAAATTCGGCATGGCTTGCGGATCGAAGCCCGCACGCTGTAACACCTGAATCCCAATACGGTCTGCTTCTTGTTCATTTGCCTGCGTGAACGTAATCATGCCCTGCTGTGCACCCGCCAGCGTGCCGCTGAGCGCGGCCATCCCTAACTGAGGATTGGCCATCGCCAGCAGAATGGAGCCGAAAGCGCCGACCCAGGTGAGCGGGGCGTTACGCTGCTGTGATTCCATGCTGCGTGCCAGATGGCGCTGGGTAACGTGGGAGATTTCATGCGCCAGCACGGAAGCCAGTTCGCTTTCGCTATCGGCATAGCGGAACAGCGCGGAATGCAGCACCACGTTGCCGCCAAAGAAGGCGAAGGCGTTGATGTCATCATTACGGATCAGATAGAAATGGAACGGCGTACGTACCGAATCGGCCTGTTTGACCAATCTGTTGCCGAGCTGATTAATGTAATTGGACAGCAGCGGATCGTTGATAAGCGGTGCACCTGCGCGCAACTGGCGGACGTAAAAATCACCCATCGCCAGTTCCTGATTGATACTGAGCGTGCCGCCCGCGGTGGTGCCGATGTCCGGTAGCCGATCCTGCGTGTCGGCCTGAGCGGGAAGCAGGTTGCCAGCCAGTAATGCCCCGAGCAGGACAGACATGACCGTTTTTCTTAACCGAATAGACATAACGGAAGATAACCTTTATCAACAGCTAACGTGAAAGCATTCTGCCAACTATCTTAGCCAGCGATGGCAGACAAAGAAATGCCCGAGCGGGAAAAACGTGGTGAAGGTGGAAGTCCGCATGGAAGATATCTCATCTCGCAGAGATAAATCTATCAGGGTTGAGGCGGTTTCAATGCTTCCAGACGCTGTAGCCAGCCGTCAAAGTGAGGACATTGCCGACGAATCGCATCCAACCCGATATCTGCGGCAATCAGCGGCCCATGCAGTGTCTTTTGATATTCCGGTATTGCTGCAAGAATACGTTTTGACGGAGCGGTTTGTGGGCTATTGTTAATGGATTCAGGAGAATCGAATGCAAGCTTAATATTGTTAAGTTCAATTATCGGCTTTTTTTCTTCAAGCCAGTCTGCGAATTTTTCTGTGTCGCAAAATAGCAACGCTTCAAACTCATGTAATAAAAAATTGGCGATAAAATTAGGCTGAGCAATATCGGCATCAAAGGCGTTTTCCAAATCTTCGATCCACGAATATATATCTTCATTAACAGATTTGCCTTGCCCAACCATTGGGAAATCAGTCGGGAGGCCATAATAATCAATCAGCGTGGTTACCCAGGCTTTCTTATCTTGCTGACACAGCCTGGTTATTTGATGTTTCACTTTTCCATAGCTGACAATTCCACCTTTATGCCCTCGGCTGGTTTGTGCCAAGATCGCGTTAAGGTAAATGCCCTGTTGTGCAAAGTAAGGAGCCAACGTATCACGAACAAATGTTTCTTCCGTTTGTCCTTCAACAAAAACATTAATCCTCGTCATGAGTATCGTTGTGGCCTCCCGCCAAGTATGTTTTTCTTCCACAGCTCTCCTAAACTGTAATCTTCCAGCCACTCTTGCAGTGAATCTTGATCCAAACGTTTAAACGTGGAGGCGCCAAGATGTTTATCCACGACGATCAAATCTTCGGCTTCGAATTCATTAACCAACTCAACAGATTGTGTTGAAACAATAAGTTGGTGCTGTTCACTGGCACTTCTGATGAGTGCGGCGAGTACGCTGATAGCATAAGGGTGCAAGCCTAATTCTGGCTCATCGATAATGATAGCGCTGGGCATGTAGGTTTCTGGCTGGAGCAGCACTGTAGCCAGCAGAATAAAACGTAACGTGCCATCGGATAGTTCATGGGCTTTAAATGGGATATCCTGATCTCTTTCGACCCATTCAAGCTGAATGCTTTCGAGGTTATCCGGCGTTGGGCGGAGATAAAAATCGCCAAAGAAAGGAGCGACCATTTGGATCGTTTTTACGATACGTTGGTAGTGTTCGGTGTGATTTTTTTGCAGACGAAATAGAAATGCGGCCAGATTGGCACCGTCTTCTCGTAAATAGTCATTATCATTAATACGGTGGATTTGTTTGACTCGGGCGCTTTCACTGGTGTCATGGAAATGGTACACCCGCCAGCGACGCATGGCAGGAAGCGTGTACTTTTTTATATTCGAACGATGTTGCTCGGCTAAGGATTCAAAATGCCCTGAGTTAACGCCATTATCGCCATTAAGGTTCCACCATAACGCCTCTCGCTGGAACATCATACGGTTGTCGTTGGTGGGTTCTAGTGCGAATTTATAACCGTTATTTCCGAAATAGAGTTCGCCTTTCAGCACTTCCGTTTTTTTACGGCCAAAATGTAATAATGCATCAGGGCCACCAGACTTACTGATTAACAGTTGTAACCGCTGATCCAATAATGTGGCGATGAGTCGGAAAAAGCCAATGAAATTCGACTTCCCAGCACCATTTGCGCCAATCAGCACATTCAGGCAGCCCATACGCAGATCGCAGCTAGCAATTGATTTGTATCCTTCAATTACTATATGGCTTAGATGATCGCTTTTGGTTACCGTTTTCATGGTGATTTTATTGCCTTATTTGACTGAGTTACTCGCATCTC
The genomic region above belongs to Pectobacterium colocasium and contains:
- the upp gene encoding uracil phosphoribosyltransferase, which produces MKIVEVKHPLVKHKLGLMRENDISTKRFRELASEVGSLLTYEATAALVTEKVTIDGWCGPVEVDQIKGKKITVVPILRAGLGMMEGVLENVPSARISVVGIYRDEETLEPVPYFQKLVSNIEERMALVVDPMLATGGSMIATIDLLKKAGCHSIKVLVLVAAPEGIAALEKAHPDIELYTASIDKGLNEQGYIMPGLGDAGDKIFGTK
- the uraA gene encoding uracil permease, with translation MTRRAIGVSERPPLLQTIPLSFQHLFAMFGATVLVPILFKINPATVLLFNGVGTLLYLFICKGKIPAYLGSSFAFISPVLLLLPLGYEVALGGFIMCGVLFCLVALIVKKAGTGWLNVLFPPAAMGAIVAVIGLELAGVAAGMAGLLPADGASVDSTAVTISLATLAITILGSVLFRGFLAIIPILIGVLAGYALSFALGVVDLTPIREAHWFAMPTFYTPRFEWFAILAILPAALVVIAEHVGHLVVTANIVKKDLMREPGLHRSMFANGISTVLSGFFGSTPNTTYGENIGVLAITKVYSTWVIGGAAILAILLSCVGKLAAAIQAVPVPVMGGVSLLLYGVIGASGIRVLIESKVDYNKAQNLILTSVILIIGVSGAKVHLGATELKGMALATVVGIGMSLVFKVISLFRKEEEILDAPEENDARP
- the hda gene encoding DnaA inactivator Hda; protein product: MILNTPAQLSLPLYLPDDETFASFYPGENASLLAAINNALHQEHGSYIYFWSREGGGRSHLLHAACAELSRQERAVGYVPLDKRAYFVPDVLEGMEQLALVCIDNIESIAGDEEWEMAVFNLYNRIQETGRARLLITGDRPPRQLNLRLPDLASRLDWGQIYKLQPLSDDEKGEALQLRARLRGFELPEDVSRFLLKRLDREMRTLFMTLDQLDHASITAQRKLTIPFVKEILGL
- the arsC gene encoding arsenate reductase (glutaredoxin) (This arsenate reductase requires both glutathione and glutaredoxin to convert arsenate to arsenite, after which the efflux transporter formed by ArsA and ArsB can extrude the arsenite from the cell, providing resistance.), with the protein product MTQSSPQPAVTIYHNPRCSKSRETLALLQEHHVTPNVVLYLDTPPDAATLAQLIRQLGFNSARELMRTKEEIDQQLGLSDATLTEAQLIQAMIDNPKLIERPIVVAHGQARIGRPPEQVLEILSL
- a CDS encoding beta-barrel assembly-enhancing protease; amino-acid sequence: MSVLLGALLAGNLLPAQADTQDRLPDIGTTAGGTLSINQELAMGDFYVRQLRAGAPLINDPLLSNYINQLGNRLVKQADSVRTPFHFYLIRNDDINAFAFFGGNVVLHSALFRYADSESELASVLAHEISHVTQRHLARSMESQQRNAPLTWVGAFGSILLAMANPQLGMAALSGTLAGAQQGMITFTQANEQEADRIGIQVLQRAGFDPQAMPNFLQKLADQSRYASRPPEMLLTHPLPESRLSDARNRANQMRSTPVQSSQDFLFAKIRTFGMYGSPDRPLSNDLLEQWEKGNVREQLAAKYGRAIQFYQAKKYDEARNVLQPLLSNAPENPWFLDMMTDIDLGQNRATQAISRLQNAPGAQANPVLQLNLANAYVEGKQPAAASKILYRYTYAHPDDSNGWDLLAQAAAAQGQRAEELAARAESLALNGQLDQAIRLLSNASSLVKLGSLEQARYDARIDQLRQLQQRFRQYQKS
- a CDS encoding DUF4276 family protein; amino-acid sequence: MTRINVFVEGQTEETFVRDTLAPYFAQQGIYLNAILAQTSRGHKGGIVSYGKVKHQITRLCQQDKKAWVTTLIDYYGLPTDFPMVGQGKSVNEDIYSWIEDLENAFDADIAQPNFIANFLLHEFEALLFCDTEKFADWLEEKKPIIELNNIKLAFDSPESINNSPQTAPSKRILAAIPEYQKTLHGPLIAADIGLDAIRRQCPHFDGWLQRLEALKPPQP
- a CDS encoding AAA family ATPase → MKTVTKSDHLSHIVIEGYKSIASCDLRMGCLNVLIGANGAGKSNFIGFFRLIATLLDQRLQLLISKSGGPDALLHFGRKKTEVLKGELYFGNNGYKFALEPTNDNRMMFQREALWWNLNGDNGVNSGHFESLAEQHRSNIKKYTLPAMRRWRVYHFHDTSESARVKQIHRINDNDYLREDGANLAAFLFRLQKNHTEHYQRIVKTIQMVAPFFGDFYLRPTPDNLESIQLEWVERDQDIPFKAHELSDGTLRFILLATVLLQPETYMPSAIIIDEPELGLHPYAISVLAALIRSASEQHQLIVSTQSVELVNEFEAEDLIVVDKHLGASTFKRLDQDSLQEWLEDYSLGELWKKNILGGRPQRYS